Proteins from a single region of Orcinus orca chromosome 20, mOrcOrc1.1, whole genome shotgun sequence:
- the NAPSA gene encoding LOW QUALITY PROTEIN: napsin-A (The sequence of the model RefSeq protein was modified relative to this genomic sequence to represent the inferred CDS: substituted 1 base at 1 genomic stop codon), translating into MFGQSRCLHHRFNPKASSSFRPNGTKFAIQYXTGRLEGILSEDKLTIGGLTGASVIFGEALWEPSLVFTFAHFDGILGLGFPALAVGGVRPPLDRLVDQGLLDKPVSSFYLNREWDPEAADGGELVLGGSDPAHYIPPLTFVLVTIPAYWQIHMERVEVGTGLTLCARGCAAILDTGTSLITGPTEEIRALQAATGGVPLLMGEVRTWCLVGVRWGG; encoded by the exons ATGTTTGGACAATCT AGATGTCTCCACCACCGCTTCAACCCCAAAGCCTCCAGCTCCTTCCGGCCCAATGGGACTAAGTTTGCCATTCAATACTGAACTGGCCGCCTAGAAGGCATCCTGAGTGAGGACAAGCTGACT ATTGGGGGACTCACAGGTGCATCGGTGATTTTTGGGGAGGCCCTGTGGGAGCCCAGCCTGGTCTTCACATTTGCCCACTTCGATGGGATATTGGGCCTCGGTTTTCCCGCTCTGGCTGTGGGAGGAGTTCGGCCCCCGCTGGATAGACTGGTGGACCAGGGGCTTCTGGATAAGCCTGTCTCCTCCTTCTACCTCAACAGGGAATG GGACCCTGAGGCAGCTGATGGTGGAGAGCTGGTCCTGGGTGGCTCGGACCCAGCACACTACATCCCACCCCTCACCTTTGTGTTAGTCACGATCCCTGCCTACTGGCAGATCCACATGGAGCG TGTGGAGGTTGGCACAGGGCTTACTCTTTGTGCCCGGGGCTGTGCTGCCATTCTGGACACAGGCACGTCTCTCATCACGGGACCCACTGAGGAGATCCGGGCCCTGCAGGCAGCCACTGGGGGAGTCCCCCTGCTAATGGGGGAGGTGAGGACCTGGTGTCTGGTGGGTGTGCGCTGGGGAGGCTAA